In uncultured Methanobacterium sp., a genomic segment contains:
- a CDS encoding PadR family transcriptional regulator: protein MDRENAPFSDESDDSDEYNEEKLENMQKMLKERNKTIKNMSKYEKKLMKGLMRGFGNTMILWLISQKKQHGYEIMTKLHDSSPIDTKMPSASKIYPVLHDLEKHGLIKGSWGHQGKRKIKYYEMTEEGNETLSTFRKIAQLTKNNHSSIWLDFMKDMLMDEEDKRS, encoded by the coding sequence ATGGATAGAGAAAATGCGCCCTTTTCAGATGAATCTGACGATTCTGACGAATACAACGAAGAAAAACTGGAAAATATGCAGAAAATGTTAAAAGAGCGCAACAAAACCATTAAAAATATGTCTAAATATGAAAAAAAGCTTATGAAAGGATTAATGAGAGGTTTTGGAAATACAATGATCCTTTGGTTAATTAGCCAAAAAAAACAGCACGGATACGAAATAATGACCAAACTTCACGATTCTTCTCCCATCGACACTAAAATGCCCAGTGCAAGTAAAATATACCCAGTGTTGCACGATCTAGAAAAACATGGATTAATCAAAGGATCCTGGGGACATCAGGGCAAAAGAAAGATAAAATATTATGAAATGACCGAAGAAGGTAATGAAACCCTTTCCACCTTTAGAAAAATAGCACAACTTACTAAGAATAACCATTCCAGCATATGGTTAGATTTCATGAAGGACATGTTAATGGACGAGGAGGATAAAAGGAGTTGA
- a CDS encoding sugar phosphate isomerase/epimerase, translating into MKSFEDFLDKATADGFDLMEILCEGPYWPRNIQSQEDGLEIFTSYDVDVFLHAPTIDLNPASMNPGIRDETLRQITETVDLASKIGAEAITTHPGMIHRLEDRIRDMGKYFAIETLKKANEYAEDSGVILSVENMPHRYAYFCNTVQEHSYFLDQCGCHATVDLGHANTTDHPASFLELEKTYYYHLSDNNGDKDQHLALGDGTLDLTLINGIDRGIIELDNYDNVIKSRNVLLNLSK; encoded by the coding sequence ATGAAGTCGTTTGAAGATTTTTTAGATAAAGCAACTGCTGATGGCTTTGATCTTATGGAAATACTCTGTGAAGGTCCTTACTGGCCCAGGAATATTCAGAGCCAGGAGGATGGTCTGGAAATATTCACATCATATGATGTGGACGTTTTCCTGCATGCTCCCACCATAGATCTAAACCCTGCCAGTATGAATCCTGGCATTAGGGATGAAACTCTTCGTCAGATTACTGAAACAGTGGATTTGGCATCAAAAATAGGGGCAGAAGCCATAACCACTCATCCAGGAATGATACATAGACTAGAAGACAGAATCCGGGATATGGGCAAATATTTTGCCATTGAAACTTTGAAAAAGGCAAATGAATACGCAGAAGATAGTGGTGTTATTTTATCGGTGGAAAACATGCCTCATCGTTACGCTTACTTCTGCAATACTGTACAGGAACATTCTTACTTCCTTGATCAATGTGGATGTCACGCCACAGTAGACTTGGGCCATGCAAACACCACAGATCATCCTGCTTCATTTTTAGAACTTGAAAAAACATATTATTATCACTTAAGTGACAATAATGGGGATAAAGACCAGCATCTAGCTCTGGGTGATGGCACGCTTGATCTGACTCTGATTAATGGCATTGATCGCGGAATTATTGAATTGGACAATTATGATAATGTTATAAAAAGTAGAAATGTTCTTTTAAATCTCTCAAAATAA